The DNA region GCGATCGTCCCAGCATCCTCGTACTGGGATCCGGCCCGATCCGCATCGGGCAGGGCATCGAGTTCGACTACGCCACCGTCCACTGCGTCAAGGCGATCCAGGCTGCTGGCTACGAGGCCATCATCATGAACTCGAACCCGGAGACGGTCTCCACCGACTTCTCCGTCTCCGACAAGCTGTACTTCCAGCCGCTCACCGTCGAGGACGTCCTGGACGTCGTCGACCTGGAACAGCCGGAGGGAGTCATCGTCCAGTTCGGCGGTCAGACGGCCATCAACCTCGCTGGCCCGCTGTCGGAGCACGGGGTGCGAATCCTCGGCACCCAGCTGGCGGACCTGGACCGGGCCGAGGACCGGGAGGGATTCGAGTCGCTGCTGGCCGAACTGGACATTCCACAGGCTCCCGGTGGCACGGCTCGTTCTGCCGAGGAGGCCCTGGCCGTTGCCGAGGACCTCGGATTCCCGGTGCTGGTGCGCCCGTCCTACGTCATCGGTGGGCGGGCCATGGCCATCGTCAACAGCACCGACGAGCTGCGCACCTACATGTCCGATGCCGTGCATGCCAGCCCGGACCGGCCCGTGCTCATCGACCGATATCTTGAGGGCATCGAGTGCGAGGTGGACGCCATTTGTGACGGCACCGATGTGCTCATTCCCGGCGTCATGCGTCACATCGAGCGAGCCGGGGTGCACTCTGGTGACTCGATGGCCGTCTACCCGCCGGTCGGCATGCAGCAGGCTGTCAAGGACCGCATCGTCGACGTCACGACCAAATTGGCCCTGGGGCTCAACACCAAGGGCATCCTCAACATCCAGTTCGTCGTCTACGAGGGGCAGGTCAACGTCATCGAGGCCAATCCACGCGCCTCGCGTACCGTGCCGTTCCTGTCCAAGGTGACCGGGGTGTCAATGGCTGAGGCGGCCACCAGGGTGATCCTGGGCGAGAAGCTCTCCGACCTGGGCTTGGCTCCCGGACTGCTTGCCGAGCCCGAACGCATCCACGTGAAGTCCCCGGTGTTCAGCTTCTCCAAGCTTGACCTCGTCGACTCCCACCTTGGCCCGGAGATGAAGTCGACCGGTGAGGTCATGGGGTCCGATTCCACCCTGGAGAAGGCGTTGTACAAGGCCTTCGAAGCTGCCGGGCTGCACGTGCCCGAGTATGGCCGTATCCTCTTCACGGTGGCTGACGGCGCCAAGGAGGAGGCGCTGGAGATCGCCCGCCGGTTCGACCGGATCGGGTTCCAGCTCATCGGCACCTCGGGCACGGCACAGTACTTGCGTGACAACGGGTTGAGCGTCGCCACCGCCCTCAAGATCGGGGCCACGCAGGACGAGTCGAGCCAATCCGTGCTCGACCTCATCAACAGTTCCGGGTGCGACGCCGTCATCAATGTCATGAGCAAGGGGCAGAGCACCATCATCGATGGCAAGCAGATTCGACGTGCAGCGATCAGCCGGGCCATCCCGCTGTTCACCTCCCTGGACACTGCCCGTGCCATCTGCCGTGTCATGGAGTCGCGGGTCTTCTCCACGGAGGTGATCTGAGGTGGGCCAGCTCATGAGGCTGGAGTCTCGCGAGCAGATCGCCGCCGGGGTGTGGGCCATCGTGGTGCGACGCGACGACCCCGCCACCCCAGTTGCCGCTGGTCAGTTCCTCAACGTGCTGTGCGGCACTCGCGTCACCTCGATGGTGCTGCGCCGCCCGCTGTCCATCGCCGACGTGTCCGACGACGGCCAGCTCATCACCCTCATCTTCCGGGTCGTCGGCGCTGGCACCAAGGTGCTCAGCGAATTGCCGGTCGGCGCCGAGATCGACTGTGCCGGGCCGCTGGGCCACGGTTTCGACCTCACCGTGGCCAGGCACCGGGCATTGCTGTTCGGCGGGGGAGTGGGGGTGCCCCCGATGTACCTGCTGGGTCGTCGGTTGGCCGAGCGTGGCGTGCAGATCCAGTTCCGGTTGGGCTTCCGTGACGCAGCAGACGTCTTCTGGGCCGATCGGTTCGCCCAGCTTGGTGAGGTGCTCGTCTCCACCGACGACGGTTCGGTCGGTACCCGTGGCACGGTCGCCGATCTGCAGGGCACCGACCCGGCCAGGAAATTTTCTCCCGAGGCGGTGTACGCTTGTGGCCCCATCCCGATGCTGCGACACGTCCAGCAGAGCTTTGCCGCCGATCTTCCCACCCAGCTCTCGCTGGAGGAGCGCATGGCCTGCGGGGTGGGAGCCTGCTACGCCTGCGTCATTCCGGACGCCGAGCGCACGGACCACCAGTGGCGGATCTGTTACGACGGGCCCGTTCTCGATGCGGGGAAGGTGATCCTGTGAACGAAAGACTGGCAGTACATCTTCCCGGCCTTGACCTCGCCAATCCGATCATGCCGGCCTCCGGATGCTTCGGATTCGGCCGGGAGTACGCCCAGTACTTCGACCTCACCCGGCTGGGGTCGATCATGATCAAGGCGACGACCCTGGAACCGCGCATGGGAAACCCGGTGCCAAGAGTGGCCGAGAGTCCCTCGGGCATGCTCAACGCCATCGGACTGCAGAACCCCGGCCTGGACGTCGTCCTGGCCGAACGACTGCCGTGGTTGGAACAGCACGCTCCCGGCCTGCCGATCATCGCCAATGTCGCCGGCACGACGACATCGGACTACGTGGCGGTTGCCGAGCGCATCTCCACCGCGCCGAACGTCGCAGCCCTGGAGATCAACATCTCCTGCCCCAACGTCACGCAGGGCGGAATCACCTTCGGAACCCAACCGCAGGCCGCCCACGACCTGACGGCGGCGATCATGGCCGTGTCGTCGGTGCCGGTCTACGTCAAGCTCTCCCCGAACGTCACCGACATCACCGAGATCGCCCGAGCCGTGGCCGACGCCGGGGCCGATGGCCTCACCCTCATCAACACCCTCACCGGGATGCGGTTGGACCTGCACCGGCGTCGTCCGATCATCGCCAATCGCACCGGAGGGCTGTCCGGGCCAGCCGTGCTGCCCATTGCAGTGCGCATGATCGACGCCGTCACCCGTGCGGTGGACCTGCCGGTCATCGGGATGGGCGGGGTCACCACGGCAGCAGACGCCCTGGAACTCATGATGGCCGGAGCCAGCGCGGTCGGGGTGGGAACTGCCAACTTCACCGATCCGCTGGCCTGCCCGAGGATCGTCGACGGTTTGGAACCCCTGATGGACGAGTTGGGCATCGACACCCTCGAGAGCCTGCGTGCCGAGGTTCGTTCATCCCGCACGACCTGACGGCTGCACCGCGACTCGTCGGGATCCTCCACGTCTCGCCCGCCACACCACAGTGGTTTCGCCAACTCGTCATCCTTCGCCCAGACACCATCCACACAGCCCACCCACACAGGAGAACGCATGGACACCAGCAGACCGATCATCGCCCTTGACCTTCCATCCGCCGGGCACGCCCTGGGCTTCGTCTCGAAGTTCACCGAGGAGAAACTCTTCGTCAAGGTGGGCATGGAGCTGTTCTACGCTGCCGGGCCGCAGATCGTCACCGAGCTCAAGGACGCCGGTCACGACGTCTTCTGTGACCTCAAGCTGCACGACATCCCCAACACGGTACGTGGCGCAGCACGCAGCCTGTCCCGGCTGGGGGCAGACCTGCTCACCGTCCATGCCGCCGGGGGCCGGGCCATGATGGAGGCGGCCCTGGAAGGCCTGCACGACGGCGGATCGACGTCCAACGTCATCGCCATCACCCAGCTCACCTCGACCTCGCAGCAGGCCCTGCGCGACGAGCAGCTCGTCGAGGCCCCGCTCATCGAGTCGGTGTGCCACTACGCCGACCTGGCCCGGCAGGCCGGGCTGGCCGGTGTGGTGTGCTCCGCCCTGGAGGCCCGAGCCATCGCCGACGCCACGGCGGAGGACTTCCTGCGGGTCACACCGGGAATCCGCCCGGCGGGCAGCGCCGTGGGTGACCAGGCCCGGGTGGCCACCCCCGGTACGGCCGCGTCGATGGGATCGTCCGCGATCGTCGTCGGTCGTCCGATCACCCAGGCCGACGATCCGGTGGCCGCCTACCACACCATTCGTGCTGCCTGGCAGAGTGGTCAGGACACCTGAGCGATCATCCCGACGACCCACCCCACACGATTTTCGAAGGATCAGCCATGACGATTTCCCACCCAGACCTCGCCCGTGACGTGGCCAGCGCCCTGCTGAGCATCAAGGCGGTCTCCCTGAGCCCGGACCAGCCCTTCACCTGGGCCTCGGGGCTGCACTCGCCGATCTACTGCGACAACCGCATCACCCTGTCCGACCCCCGCACCCGCGGACTCATCGCCGAGGGTCTGGCCACCCTCGTCACCGAGAACTTCACACACGTCGACGTCGTTGCCGGCACCGCGACGGCGGGTATCGCCCATGCAGCGCTGGCCGCCGACCGGCTCGGCACATCGATGGCCTACGTGCGTTCGGCCCCCAAGGATCACGGCAAGGGCAACCAGATCGAGGGTCGGATCGAGCTGGGTTCCTCGGTCGTCATGGTCGAGGATCTCATCTCCACCGGTGGCTCGGTGATCGAGGCGGCCAAGGCCGTGGAGCGGGCTGGCAGCACCGTCGTCGGTGTGTTGGCGATCTTCTCCTACGAGCTGGAACGCGG from Cutibacterium granulosum includes:
- a CDS encoding dihydroorotate dehydrogenase, whose product is MPASGCFGFGREYAQYFDLTRLGSIMIKATTLEPRMGNPVPRVAESPSGMLNAIGLQNPGLDVVLAERLPWLEQHAPGLPIIANVAGTTTSDYVAVAERISTAPNVAALEINISCPNVTQGGITFGTQPQAAHDLTAAIMAVSSVPVYVKLSPNVTDITEIARAVADAGADGLTLINTLTGMRLDLHRRRPIIANRTGGLSGPAVLPIAVRMIDAVTRAVDLPVIGMGGVTTAADALELMMAGASAVGVGTANFTDPLACPRIVDGLEPLMDELGIDTLESLRAEVRSSRTT
- the pyrF gene encoding orotidine-5'-phosphate decarboxylase; the encoded protein is MDTSRPIIALDLPSAGHALGFVSKFTEEKLFVKVGMELFYAAGPQIVTELKDAGHDVFCDLKLHDIPNTVRGAARSLSRLGADLLTVHAAGGRAMMEAALEGLHDGGSTSNVIAITQLTSTSQQALRDEQLVEAPLIESVCHYADLARQAGLAGVVCSALEARAIADATAEDFLRVTPGIRPAGSAVGDQARVATPGTAASMGSSAIVVGRPITQADDPVAAYHTIRAAWQSGQDT
- the pyrE gene encoding orotate phosphoribosyltransferase; translation: MTISHPDLARDVASALLSIKAVSLSPDQPFTWASGLHSPIYCDNRITLSDPRTRGLIAEGLATLVTENFTHVDVVAGTATAGIAHAALAADRLGTSMAYVRSAPKDHGKGNQIEGRIELGSSVVMVEDLISTGGSVIEAAKAVERAGSTVVGVLAIFSYELERGHQAFVQTGWPLFTLSNYPTLIEVAAANQAITPDQLAALKTWSADPQAWSDAH
- a CDS encoding dihydroorotate dehydrogenase electron transfer subunit; the protein is MRLESREQIAAGVWAIVVRRDDPATPVAAGQFLNVLCGTRVTSMVLRRPLSIADVSDDGQLITLIFRVVGAGTKVLSELPVGAEIDCAGPLGHGFDLTVARHRALLFGGGVGVPPMYLLGRRLAERGVQIQFRLGFRDAADVFWADRFAQLGEVLVSTDDGSVGTRGTVADLQGTDPARKFSPEAVYACGPIPMLRHVQQSFAADLPTQLSLEERMACGVGACYACVIPDAERTDHQWRICYDGPVLDAGKVIL